From Enoplosus armatus isolate fEnoArm2 chromosome 23, fEnoArm2.hap1, whole genome shotgun sequence, a single genomic window includes:
- the LOC139306276 gene encoding butyrophilin subfamily 1 member A1-like: MNASLHRSEDATMEMKSILKTNSRVSMLLKAEDSSTTQSSSIGAVRWTLPAEAVQAHSSAPSRPAYLTKQSQQHSHQNSLKDLRSLQECVQFINHWKEQVDQVCKGSGDPGEGTSKMEAQSSDRRTERSLEESRKLILEWADELHHIDKLLKEAPWASENQEHENKEEKDANEQAQLRIMEWAKELQKATESCGVQSDELGKVLRLLGLKKKRLVNLLPLLEFITWSLLKEDSTTMIPQLWLLAKQRTWKAGIPRYIPNSVWSWICSAAADVVLDPTTNHPWLVLSDNQRRVQEGPSEADLPYNSQRFDSWPCVLGWEGYNSGRHYWEVDIARNGYWRVGLTTANSKRHGRFPMTPKQGYWTLWRSTNQFYACTKPETPLPTGLVPQRVGIYLDYEEGQISFYNTETKSHIYTFTGTFKGKLYPLFTLLDGRTLMTIIPPHKIRVN; the protein is encoded by the exons atgaatgcatca CTCCACAGGAGTGAGGACGCCACCATGGAGATGAAGAGCATTCTGAAAACTAATAGCA GGGTGAGCATGCTGCTGAAGGCCGAGGACAGCAGCACCACCCAGAGCAGCTCCATCGGGGCTGTACGCTGGACCCTGCCCGCCGAGGCTGTCCAGGCTCACAGCTCGGCCCCCAGCAGACCCGCCTACCTCACCAAACAGTCACAG caaCACTCTCATCAGAACAGCCTGAAGGATCTACGCAGCCTGCAGGAGTGTGTGCAGTTCATCAATCATTGGAAGGAGCAAGTGGACCAAGTCTGCAAG gGCAGTGGTGATCCGGGGGAGGGCACCAGCAAGATGGAAGCCCAGAGTTCAGACCGGCGTACTGAGCGCAGTCTTGAGGAGAGCAGGAAACTGATCCTGGAGTGGGCTGACGAACTCCACCATATCGACAAG CTTCTGAAAGAGGCCCCCTGGGCATCTGAGAATCaagaacatgaaaacaaagaagagaaggacGCCAATGAGCAGGCACAACTGAGGATCATGGAGTGGGCGAAGGAGCTGCAGAAGGCAACTGAG agTTGTGGTGTGCAGAGCGACGAGCTGGGCAAAGTGTTGCGTCTGCTGGGCCTGAAGAAGAAACGGCTGGTcaacctgctgcctctgctggagTTCATCACCTGGTCTCTGCTCAAAGAGGACAGCACG aCAATGATTCCACAGTTATGGCTACTGGCAAAGCAAAGGACATGGAAAGCAGGAATTCCAAGATACATCCCGAACTCAG tctggaGTTGGATTTGCAGCGCAGCCG cTGACGTGGTTCTCGACCCCACGACCAACCACCCCTGGCTGGTGCTGTCAGACAACCAACGTAGGGTCCAGGAGGGCCCCTCAGAGGCCGACCTGCCTTACAACTCCCAGCGTTTCGACAGCTGGCCCTGCGTGCTGGGCTGGGAGGGCTACAACAGCGGCCGCCACTACTGGGAGGTGGACATAGCCAGAAACGGCTACTGGCGCGTGGGATTGACGACCGCCAACTCCAAGCGTCACGGCCGGTTCCCCATGACCCCAAAGCAGGGCTACTGGACCCTGTGGCGCAGCACGAACCAGTTCTACGCCTGCACCAAGCCGGAAACGCCACTGCCCACCGGCCTTGTGCCTCAACGTGTTGGGATCTACTTAGACTACGAAGAGGGCCAGATCTCCTTctacaacacagaaacaaagtccCACATCTACACCTTCACTGGAACCTTCAAGGGGAAGCTGTACCCTCTGTTCACCCTGCTGGATGGTCGCACACTCATGACAATCATCCCACCACATAAAATCAGAGTAAACTGA